One window of Mediterraneibacter gnavus ATCC 29149 genomic DNA carries:
- a CDS encoding ABC transporter permease, with protein sequence MLNGTYAFDSVSDYEKFQDEVKEMGLSDDYTVSSSDLTSYEESLEPLQHLSEYAGYFLMVILAIGAVILIVLHIFAIRERKYEIGVLAAIGMKKWKIAVQFLTESLCITFCALIIGAGIGAVSSVPVTNHLLAQQIESSSSFGQEQWFGRETGAQGSTEAPEQPGGSKEKAEAPEVSNAGGPGFAQAANYVSSISSATDMQVILEMMGIGILLTLISGCTALIFIMRYDPLKILSNRD encoded by the coding sequence ATGCTGAACGGAACCTATGCATTTGATTCTGTGTCAGATTATGAAAAATTCCAGGATGAAGTCAAAGAGATGGGACTTTCTGACGACTACACGGTTTCTTCCAGTGACCTTACTTCTTACGAAGAGAGCCTGGAGCCACTTCAGCATTTGAGTGAATATGCAGGATATTTCCTGATGGTCATCCTGGCAATCGGGGCAGTGATCCTGATCGTTCTGCATATTTTTGCAATTCGGGAACGAAAATATGAGATTGGAGTTCTGGCGGCGATTGGAATGAAGAAATGGAAGATCGCAGTACAGTTTCTGACAGAATCTCTTTGTATTACATTCTGTGCATTGATCATCGGAGCCGGAATCGGAGCGGTTTCTTCTGTACCGGTGACCAATCACCTTCTGGCACAGCAGATTGAGAGTTCCTCTTCTTTTGGACAAGAGCAGTGGTTTGGAAGAGAAACAGGTGCGCAGGGTAGCACAGAAGCGCCGGAACAGCCTGGCGGATCGAAAGAAAAAGCAGAGGCACCGGAGGTTTCAAATGCAGGAGGTCCTGGATTTGCACAGGCAGCCAATTATGTCAGCAGCATTTCTTCGGCAACGGATATGCAGGTGATTCTGGAAATGATGGGAATCGGAATTTTACTGACACTGATTTCCGGCTGCACGGCACTGATCTTTATCATGCGTTATGATCCATTGAAAATACTGAGCAACCGAGATTAG
- a CDS encoding ABC transporter permease, whose amino-acid sequence MLKLIKLEWKKNNIGKYIRNAVILAIILCTFLFALAYLGIANDPDTGVPDAAPGNEMISSSIELFTGMSFLVFTGVMLASFIVTAYKNKTMNLMFSYPIRRQKILVSQMLAVWIFNLIALILTKLLVYGCVLVGSLFMKSAFLLDFNMASASFYVQLILKSIVMVSMSFIALFIGLAMKSSKATIISSFLLIFLTQANIGDFTLKDNLVFPVILTGISVVFAVLSVCHAETKDLM is encoded by the coding sequence ATGTTAAAATTGATCAAACTGGAATGGAAAAAGAACAACATCGGTAAGTACATTAGAAATGCTGTGATTCTTGCGATTATCCTCTGCACGTTTCTGTTTGCACTGGCGTATCTGGGAATTGCAAATGATCCGGACACCGGAGTGCCGGATGCTGCACCGGGGAATGAGATGATTTCGTCTTCCATCGAACTGTTTACGGGGATGTCTTTTTTAGTATTTACCGGGGTGATGCTGGCTTCGTTTATTGTCACAGCGTATAAAAATAAAACCATGAATCTGATGTTTTCCTATCCGATCAGACGGCAGAAAATATTAGTGTCACAAATGCTGGCAGTGTGGATTTTTAATCTTATTGCGCTGATTTTGACAAAATTGCTGGTTTATGGCTGTGTACTTGTCGGCTCACTTTTTATGAAATCTGCATTTTTGCTTGATTTTAACATGGCAAGTGCGTCATTTTATGTGCAGCTTATTCTGAAATCGATTGTGATGGTAAGTATGAGTTTTATTGCGCTGTTTATCGGTCTGGCAATGAAATCATCCAAAGCAACGATCATTTCGTCATTCCTTCTGATTTTTTTGACACAGGCGAATATCGGTGATTTTACGCTGAAAGATAATCTGGTTTTTCCTGTAATCTTAACAGGAATATCGGTTGTTTTTGCAGTACTTTCTGTGTGTCATGCGGAGACGAAAGATTTGATGTAG
- a CDS encoding ABC transporter ATP-binding protein: protein MSILELNQVSYSYEKKGNQVLSDISYSFEKGKLYAITGRSGAGKTTLLSLICGLATPTSGSILLNGKDISSLNRYDYRSHDIGVIFQSFNLLPKLTARENVILSMDIAGYPCEDKKAHADEVLKKVALGQKEADRRILKLSGGQQRVAIARALSYSPQILVADEPTGNLDPDTQNEIMKIFLNLAHEDGRCVILVTHSKEVAAAADEVYRL from the coding sequence ATGAGTATCTTAGAATTAAACCAAGTATCATATTCTTATGAAAAAAAAGGAAATCAAGTATTGTCTGATATCAGTTATTCCTTTGAAAAAGGAAAGCTCTATGCGATTACCGGGAGATCGGGGGCAGGGAAGACCACACTTCTCTCCCTGATCTGCGGGCTTGCGACTCCGACTTCCGGGAGTATCCTGCTAAACGGAAAGGATATCTCTTCTTTAAACCGGTATGATTATCGCAGCCATGATATCGGCGTGATCTTTCAGAGTTTTAATCTGCTGCCGAAACTGACTGCCAGAGAAAATGTGATTCTTTCCATGGATATTGCGGGGTATCCATGTGAAGACAAAAAAGCACATGCGGATGAAGTCCTGAAAAAAGTAGCGCTTGGACAAAAGGAGGCAGATCGCCGGATCTTAAAGCTTTCCGGCGGGCAGCAGAGAGTTGCGATCGCAAGGGCACTGTCGTACAGTCCGCAGATTCTGGTGGCAGACGAGCCGACCGGAAACCTGGATCCGGATACACAGAATGAAATTATGAAAATCTTCCTGAATCTGGCACATGAGGATGGACGGTGTGTAATTCTTGTGACACATTCAAAAGAGGTAGCCGCCGCGGCAGATGAAGTGTATCGTCTGTAG
- a CDS encoding ABC transporter ATP-binding protein: protein MTYVVQTNKLTKTIGEKNLVTNVSMHVKKGEIYGFLGPNGAGKTTVMKLLTNLWKPTEGSIELFGEKLTSTSYEVLKRMGCMIEFPTFYEHLSGRENLALHCEYMGYYNTGSIENAMELLGLNNTGKKSVREYSLGMKQRLGLARAVLCKPELLILDEPTNGLDPAGIKQIRDLLRMLCTEYDITIIVSSHILSEIESIADTIGVINRGVLVQEIAMQEITERSLAYIELNVVDTRKASYVLSDKIGIDNFKIVEDRIIRIYDGNISVQELSKALALHDVEMTAIGTKSESLEEYFLKLTGGDVRC from the coding sequence ATGACATATGTTGTACAGACAAACAAACTTACAAAAACCATTGGAGAAAAAAATCTTGTGACGAATGTGTCCATGCATGTGAAAAAAGGAGAAATCTATGGATTTCTGGGTCCTAACGGAGCAGGAAAAACGACGGTTATGAAGCTGTTGACAAATCTCTGGAAACCGACAGAAGGAAGCATCGAGCTGTTTGGAGAGAAACTGACATCGACTTCGTATGAGGTACTTAAGCGGATGGGGTGCATGATTGAATTTCCTACTTTTTATGAGCATTTAAGTGGCAGAGAGAATCTTGCGCTTCATTGTGAATACATGGGATATTACAATACAGGAAGTATTGAAAATGCCATGGAGCTATTAGGCTTGAACAATACAGGGAAAAAATCAGTACGCGAGTATTCTCTGGGAATGAAACAGCGATTAGGACTTGCACGAGCGGTGTTGTGTAAGCCGGAACTTTTGATTTTGGATGAACCGACTAATGGTCTTGATCCGGCAGGAATCAAACAGATTCGGGATTTACTGCGGATGCTTTGTACGGAATACGACATTACGATTATTGTGTCCAGTCATATTCTTTCAGAGATCGAGAGTATTGCAGATACGATCGGAGTGATCAACCGCGGTGTTCTCGTTCAGGAAATCGCGATGCAGGAAATTACGGAAAGAAGTCTTGCCTATATTGAATTGAATGTTGTGGATACAAGAAAGGCTTCGTATGTACTGTCGGATAAGATAGGGATTGACAACTTTAAGATTGTAGAAGATAGAATCATCCGAATTTATGACGGGAATATATCGGTGCAAGAATTGTCAAAGGCGCTGGCATTACACGATGTGGAAATGACTGCGATTGGAACAAAGTCAGAATCACTGGAAGAATATTTCCTCAAACTGACAGGAGGTGATGTGAGATGTTAA
- the eno gene encoding phosphopyruvate hydratase, protein MNYLEIEKVVGREILDSRGNPTVEAEITLADGTVARGTAPSGASTGEFEALELRDGDKARYLGKGVTKAVENINTVIAETIAGMDASDIYAVDQAMIRADGTKDKSKLGANAILAVSIAAARAAAQSLELPLYRFLGGVSGNRLPVPMMNILNGGAHAANTVDVQEFMIMPVGAESFKEALRWCAEVFHALAALLKSKGLATSVGDEGGFAPDLASDEEAIQYILEAIQSAGYEPGRDFMIAMDAASSEWKGTAKGEYILPKAGTRFTSEELIEHWKQLVDKYPIISIEDALDEEDWEGWQKLTKELGDRVQLVGDDLFVTNTERLQKGIESGCGNCILIKLNQIGSVSETLEAIKMAHKAGYTAVSSHRSGETEDTTIADLAVALNTCQIKTGAPSRSERVAKYNQLLRIEEELGESAVYPGIQAFNIRR, encoded by the coding sequence ATGAATTATTTAGAAATTGAAAAAGTAGTCGGAAGAGAAATCTTAGATTCCAGAGGAAATCCTACAGTAGAAGCAGAAATCACCTTAGCAGACGGTACAGTGGCAAGAGGAACAGCGCCGAGCGGAGCATCTACAGGTGAATTTGAAGCATTGGAATTAAGAGACGGAGATAAAGCAAGATATCTTGGAAAGGGTGTCACAAAGGCAGTTGAAAATATAAATACGGTCATTGCAGAGACAATCGCAGGAATGGATGCATCTGATATCTATGCAGTGGATCAGGCGATGATCCGTGCAGATGGCACAAAAGACAAGTCAAAACTTGGCGCAAATGCGATCCTGGCAGTTTCGATTGCAGCGGCAAGAGCAGCGGCACAGTCCCTGGAGCTTCCATTATATCGTTTCCTTGGCGGTGTTTCCGGAAACAGACTTCCTGTTCCGATGATGAATATTTTAAATGGCGGCGCACATGCGGCAAATACCGTAGATGTTCAGGAATTTATGATTATGCCTGTTGGAGCAGAAAGCTTCAAAGAAGCGCTCCGTTGGTGCGCAGAAGTATTCCACGCACTGGCTGCACTTCTGAAATCAAAAGGGCTTGCGACTTCTGTCGGCGATGAAGGAGGATTTGCACCGGATCTTGCGAGTGATGAAGAGGCAATCCAGTATATATTGGAAGCAATCCAAAGCGCAGGATACGAACCGGGCAGAGATTTTATGATTGCCATGGATGCAGCATCCAGTGAATGGAAAGGAACTGCAAAAGGGGAGTATATCCTTCCTAAGGCAGGAACCAGATTTACCTCCGAGGAACTGATCGAGCACTGGAAACAGCTGGTGGACAAATATCCGATCATTTCGATTGAAGATGCGCTGGATGAAGAAGACTGGGAAGGCTGGCAGAAGCTGACAAAAGAACTTGGCGACCGGGTACAGCTTGTAGGTGACGATTTATTTGTTACGAACACAGAAAGATTACAAAAAGGAATTGAATCAGGCTGCGGAAACTGCATTCTGATCAAATTAAATCAGATCGGTTCTGTATCCGAGACACTTGAAGCAATCAAGATGGCTCATAAGGCAGGTTACACCGCAGTATCTTCTCATCGTTCCGGTGAAACAGAAGATACCACCATTGCGGATCTGGCCGTGGCATTAAATACTTGCCAGATTAAAACAGGAGCACCAAGCCGCTCCGAACGTGTGGCAAAATATAACCAGCTGCTTCGGATTGAGGAAGAACTGGGTGAGAGTGCGGTATATCCTGGAATCCAGGCATTCAATATCAGAAGATAA
- a CDS encoding aryl-sulfate sulfotransferase: MKWIKRAVLGIFLAAAAVIGVLGFTKYQARQAEAKAAEETSRKKEQIKEIYTTEYQEAVKKRLETAKESGTYTTEKMLVEQNPFGTNTLSLYVYFATEEPVSVSYVVSVPDSEIADFGGKVNQEETYTTEHEFQVIGLIPDMENTITFTPEAEDGTITTASCKYKMGSLAGEEEVQLKQTAGQTDVSSQISLPDSGLYVILGNDSDDVDFMYYYDENGTISGEVPLIGYRSHRLVFENDRMYYSISETKIAAVNELGMVEQVYDLGNYQLHHDYVFDDDGNLLILATDTGKQTVEDCVLKLNPSTGEVSCILDLEDLLGDYKESLGMDQEDLDWVHINTIQWMGEDSILLSSRETSTILKIQNLNTAPEIAYMIGEESFWEGTGYENLLLTKDESNGSFSSAGGQHTVTYVTDDSLPDGQYYLYLFNNNLGYSESRPDYDWSQIDQIATDLSSGTTS; the protein is encoded by the coding sequence ATGAAATGGATCAAAAGAGCAGTGCTTGGGATTTTTCTTGCTGCGGCTGCAGTGATTGGAGTCCTGGGATTTACAAAGTATCAGGCAAGACAGGCGGAAGCAAAAGCAGCAGAGGAAACATCCAGAAAGAAAGAACAGATTAAAGAAATTTATACGACAGAGTATCAGGAGGCAGTAAAAAAACGGCTGGAAACAGCAAAGGAATCAGGAACGTATACAACAGAGAAAATGCTGGTGGAACAAAATCCGTTTGGAACAAATACGCTGTCTCTTTATGTCTATTTTGCAACAGAAGAACCGGTTTCTGTCTCCTATGTTGTTTCTGTGCCCGATAGCGAAATTGCAGATTTTGGAGGAAAAGTCAATCAGGAAGAGACTTATACCACAGAACATGAATTTCAGGTCATAGGTCTCATTCCGGATATGGAAAATACGATCACCTTTACGCCGGAAGCAGAAGACGGAACCATAACCACTGCTTCCTGCAAATACAAAATGGGAAGTCTTGCAGGAGAAGAAGAGGTACAGCTGAAGCAGACAGCAGGTCAGACAGATGTAAGCAGCCAGATTTCGCTTCCGGATTCCGGCTTGTATGTCATCCTTGGAAATGACAGTGATGATGTCGATTTTATGTACTATTATGATGAAAATGGAACGATCAGCGGAGAAGTTCCGCTGATCGGATATCGAAGCCATCGGCTGGTATTTGAGAATGATCGGATGTATTACAGTATTTCCGAGACAAAAATTGCAGCAGTGAATGAACTGGGTATGGTGGAGCAAGTCTATGATCTGGGAAACTATCAACTGCACCATGATTATGTTTTTGATGATGACGGAAATCTTCTGATTCTGGCAACAGATACCGGGAAACAGACGGTAGAGGACTGTGTATTAAAACTCAATCCTTCCACAGGTGAAGTCTCCTGTATTTTAGATTTGGAGGATCTGCTTGGAGATTATAAAGAAAGTCTGGGAATGGATCAGGAGGATCTGGACTGGGTACATATCAATACCATTCAGTGGATGGGAGAAGATTCCATTTTATTGAGTTCCAGAGAAACATCTACTATTTTGAAAATCCAGAATCTGAATACTGCACCCGAAATCGCATATATGATCGGAGAAGAGAGTTTCTGGGAAGGAACAGGATATGAGAATCTTCTGCTTACGAAAGATGAGAGTAACGGAAGCTTTTCCAGTGCCGGCGGGCAGCATACGGTGACTTACGTGACAGATGATTCACTGCCTGACGGACAGTATTATCTGTATCTGTTTAACAACAATTTAGGATACAGTGAGTCCAGACCGGATTATGACTGGAGTCAGATCGACCAGATCGCAACAGACCTCTCTTCGGGAACTACTTCCTAG
- a CDS encoding response regulator transcription factor yields the protein MKLLLVEDDIEISQMLKSYLEAENYEVICAVDGEEACEKFEKESYSLVLLDLMIPKISGMEVMQHIRTHSTVPIIIVSAKDTDADKTLGLGLGADDYITKPFSVTEVLARIKANIRRSTQYSKPEEQEVLMMGDLTINLTNYTVEKNGTKIDLTAKEFEILKLLVQNPQKVYTKEQMYSLIWNDAYLGDENAVNVHISRLRNKIEEHPRSPKYIITVWGIGYKLGDLS from the coding sequence ATGAAGTTGTTATTGGTGGAAGATGATATAGAAATCAGCCAGATGCTCAAAAGCTATCTGGAAGCAGAAAACTATGAGGTGATTTGTGCGGTTGATGGGGAGGAAGCCTGTGAGAAGTTTGAGAAGGAATCCTACAGTCTTGTATTGTTGGACTTGATGATACCGAAAATCAGCGGTATGGAAGTGATGCAGCATATTCGAACGCACAGTACAGTTCCCATCATTATTGTATCTGCGAAAGATACGGATGCAGATAAGACGCTGGGGCTGGGTCTTGGAGCCGATGATTATATTACGAAACCATTTTCAGTAACAGAAGTATTGGCTCGTATTAAGGCAAATATCAGAAGAAGTACCCAATATTCAAAGCCGGAAGAGCAAGAAGTCTTGATGATGGGAGATCTTACTATAAATCTGACGAATTATACAGTGGAGAAAAATGGGACAAAAATAGATCTGACGGCAAAAGAGTTTGAAATTTTGAAGTTGCTCGTTCAGAATCCCCAAAAAGTATATACCAAAGAACAGATGTATTCTCTGATATGGAATGATGCCTATTTAGGAGATGAAAATGCGGTCAATGTTCATATCAGCAGGCTGCGGAACAAAATAGAAGAGCATCCGAGATCTCCGAAATATATCATTACGGTATGGGGAATCGGATATAAGCTGGGAGATCTGTCATGA
- a CDS encoding type II toxin-antitoxin system HicB family antitoxin, which yields MEKLFYPALFHKSEEGGFWISFPDFPECFTEGDDMKQAYEMAVEALGLALVNRKEEKEEIPDPSDLDKIQNEDGTIVIVEFDMLEYQRKHNSKAVKKTLSIPEWLNEEAVSMGVNFSQVLQEALMSKLNISR from the coding sequence ATGGAAAAATTATTCTATCCGGCACTTTTTCATAAGTCGGAAGAAGGCGGATTTTGGATTTCGTTTCCAGATTTTCCGGAATGTTTTACTGAAGGAGATGACATGAAACAGGCTTACGAAATGGCAGTAGAAGCATTGGGTCTTGCTTTAGTGAACAGGAAGGAAGAGAAAGAAGAAATTCCGGATCCTTCCGATTTGGATAAAATTCAAAATGAAGATGGAACGATTGTGATTGTAGAATTTGATATGTTGGAATATCAAAGGAAGCACAATTCAAAAGCGGTAAAGAAAACCCTTAGTATTCCGGAATGGTTAAATGAAGAAGCTGTGTCGATGGGAGTAAACTTTTCGCAAGTACTACAGGAAGCGTTGATGAGCAAATTGAATATAAGCAGATAA
- a CDS encoding sensor histidine kinase, whose product MNNEIILFFLCICIAVLICIVVYQQFVFRRGIQKQLKEISQKLEKIQDTDSDENIMMFTDEQALMELLVQINRLLENQRKMKVDYRRSQISAKKMLSNISHDIKTPMTVILGYLEIMRINGDKEDEMLLKVEQKAKRVMELINQFFTLAKLEAGDMELEISRINICEVCRENILDFYELLKQKEFQVEVKIPEEAVFIMGNKEALHRILYNLISNVIRYGLDGRYLGLVLRSVKNDVYIDVIDKGKGIEKEFAGNVFERLFTMEDSRNRRIQGNGLGLTIAQTLAQQLGGEIVLESEPNVKTTFTVKLHKCFF is encoded by the coding sequence ATGAATAATGAGATAATTTTATTTTTCCTGTGCATCTGTATTGCAGTGCTGATTTGTATTGTAGTTTATCAACAGTTTGTTTTTCGAAGAGGAATACAGAAGCAATTAAAAGAAATCAGTCAAAAGCTGGAAAAAATACAAGATACGGACAGCGATGAGAATATTATGATGTTCACAGATGAACAAGCTCTCATGGAACTACTGGTACAGATCAACCGTTTGCTGGAAAATCAAAGAAAAATGAAAGTGGATTATCGCCGTTCACAGATTTCAGCAAAAAAGATGCTGTCCAACATTTCGCATGATATCAAGACTCCGATGACAGTCATATTAGGCTATCTGGAGATTATGCGGATAAATGGTGACAAGGAGGATGAAATGCTTCTGAAAGTAGAACAGAAGGCAAAGAGAGTCATGGAACTGATCAATCAGTTTTTTACACTTGCGAAGCTGGAAGCAGGAGATATGGAACTGGAGATTTCAAGGATAAATATCTGTGAAGTCTGCCGCGAGAATATCCTGGACTTTTATGAATTGCTGAAACAAAAAGAGTTTCAGGTTGAAGTAAAAATTCCGGAGGAAGCAGTGTTTATTATGGGGAATAAAGAGGCGCTTCATCGTATTTTATATAATCTTATTTCCAATGTGATCCGGTATGGCTTGGATGGGCGGTATTTGGGACTTGTTCTCAGATCGGTGAAAAATGATGTTTATATTGATGTGATTGATAAAGGAAAAGGGATAGAGAAAGAATTTGCAGGGAATGTATTTGAGCGATTGTTTACAATGGAGGATTCCAGAAACAGAAGGATTCAGGGGAATGGTCTGGGGCTTACGATCGCGCAGACTCTTGCACAGCAGCTCGGTGGAGAGATTGTGTTGGAGAGTGAACCGAATGTAAAAACTACATTCACGGTAAAATTGCATAAGTGTTTCTTCTGA
- a CDS encoding type II toxin-antitoxin system HicA family toxin: MPMTPREMIKYLKKNGFEEIRQNGSHITMKNRSTGRTVIVPYHSKAMKKGLEQAILKQAGLK; this comes from the coding sequence ATGCCAATGACACCGAGAGAGATGATTAAATATCTCAAGAAAAACGGGTTTGAGGAAATCAGACAAAATGGTTCTCATATTACAATGAAGAACCGGTCTACTGGAAGAACGGTAATCGTTCCTTATCACTCCAAGGCTATGAAAAAGGGTTTGGAGCAAGCAATATTAAAGCAGGCAGGGTTAAAATAA
- a CDS encoding ABC transporter permease: MGTQGDFTITGYSSDSAMKDFVDGSSSITEGEMFAEGTADNTCVISSELASYNDLAVGDTITLSNPNQEDETYTLTIAGIYETESTSDSASSMMGGFMAGADSSNQIYVSYQILETILTQSEENATTTTDSTTGETTTTAFVRC; the protein is encoded by the coding sequence ATGGGAACCCAGGGAGATTTTACGATCACAGGCTACAGCTCAGATTCTGCAATGAAAGATTTTGTTGACGGCAGCAGCTCCATCACCGAAGGGGAGATGTTTGCAGAGGGAACGGCAGACAATACCTGTGTGATCAGTTCGGAGCTGGCATCTTACAATGATCTGGCAGTTGGAGATACGATTACGCTTTCCAATCCGAATCAGGAGGATGAAACGTATACACTCACGATTGCGGGAATCTATGAGACAGAATCTACAAGCGATTCGGCTTCCAGCATGATGGGTGGATTTATGGCAGGAGCAGACAGCTCCAATCAGATTTATGTCAGCTATCAGATATTAGAAACAATCCTGACACAGTCAGAAGAAAATGCAACGACAACAACGGACAGTACAACAGGGGAGACGACAACGACAGCCTTCGTTCGATGCTGA
- a CDS encoding IS4 family transposase, with the protein MIFAEHVKNKLSSLIHEMATASWLFSKNPEVDFSRNRKLDFVSTIQFLLSMESGSLKKELLDYFQFSVDTPSASAFCQQRNKLLLEAFQFLFYEFNSCFSFEKKYKDYQLLACDGSDLNIARNPNDAGTYFQSQPTDRGFHQIHLNALFDLCEKRYIDLVIQPARLENESLAMTQMIDRYKGEKKTIFIADRGYETYNIFAHVQEKGMYYLIRVKDGGGGSMTGSFDLPDENEFDHDMQLILTRKQTKDVKAKPKKFKFIAKSSPFDYLDLYDKKIYTLNFRVVRFAISEDSYESIITNLPKEDFPVEEIKKVYAMRWGIETSFRELKYAIGLCCFHSKKVEYIVNLGR; encoded by the coding sequence ATGATATTTGCGGAACATGTAAAAAACAAATTGTCATCTTTAATCCATGAAATGGCGACCGCCTCATGGTTGTTTTCAAAAAATCCAGAAGTTGATTTTTCACGGAACAGAAAACTTGATTTTGTATCTACAATTCAATTTCTTCTTTCTATGGAAAGTGGAAGCTTAAAAAAAGAATTGCTGGATTATTTCCAGTTCTCTGTCGATACCCCGTCTGCTTCAGCGTTCTGTCAACAGAGAAACAAACTACTTCTGGAGGCATTCCAGTTTTTGTTTTATGAATTTAATTCTTGTTTCTCATTCGAAAAAAAGTATAAGGATTATCAACTATTAGCTTGTGATGGCTCAGATTTGAACATTGCCCGTAATCCAAACGATGCAGGCACTTATTTTCAGTCTCAACCAACTGATCGGGGATTTCATCAGATTCATCTGAATGCTCTTTTCGACCTGTGCGAGAAGCGATATATTGATCTTGTGATACAACCTGCAAGGCTAGAAAACGAATCATTGGCAATGACACAAATGATTGACCGTTATAAAGGAGAGAAAAAAACAATTTTTATCGCAGACAGAGGATATGAAACATATAATATTTTTGCGCATGTCCAAGAAAAAGGAATGTATTATCTGATTCGTGTAAAGGATGGCGGTGGGGGAAGCATGACAGGAAGTTTTGACCTTCCTGATGAAAATGAGTTTGACCACGACATGCAACTTATATTAACCCGAAAACAGACAAAAGATGTGAAAGCTAAACCCAAAAAATTTAAATTTATTGCAAAATCCAGTCCATTTGACTATCTGGATTTATATGACAAAAAAATTTATACGTTGAATTTTAGAGTAGTAAGGTTTGCCATTTCAGAAGATTCGTATGAAAGTATAATTACCAATCTTCCAAAGGAAGATTTTCCAGTAGAAGAAATAAAGAAGGTTTATGCAATGCGATGGGGCATCGAAACATCGTTCAGGGAATTGAAATATGCTATCGGATTATGTTGCTTTCATTCAAAAAAGGTGGAGTATATCGTTAATTTAGGCAGATAG
- a CDS encoding helix-turn-helix transcriptional regulator → MQNMNYYYDFSGQKFNHPLSLSINSFDRKVFSRQTSLELSYVLKGSYEVITEHISHSLTEQELAVIAPDEIHILKKLQPESVILTIHIDFERIPENMLGSCKNLFHTILCTPVSNAALLRSLKEEIRRLLMVLFNGDSADGTDLFALNEIMMKILCIAKKQRNTPFEQLPVDSTHHENYVRAIQFIDRHYQEDIHLTDIAKTLSFSTSYTSRLFTRYTGLSFVKYLSYVRVRESLEDLLEGKASIEEISGKCGMPNSKAYSQIFKELYGITPSTYRKRFVKNLLPLPEQETRPMEFTQKQKELLTKVFHLDDTNRLLFHAEGIQIVSDGDTLLCTLSDARQKELLLSQKEDDIVLTIRPSCTGT, encoded by the coding sequence ATGCAAAACATGAACTATTATTATGACTTTTCCGGACAGAAATTCAATCATCCCTTAAGTCTTAGCATCAACAGCTTTGACCGCAAAGTATTTTCCAGACAGACCAGCCTGGAGCTTTCCTATGTTCTAAAGGGCAGTTATGAGGTGATCACAGAACACATCTCCCACTCCCTGACAGAGCAGGAACTGGCTGTGATTGCACCGGACGAGATCCATATACTGAAAAAACTGCAGCCTGAAAGCGTGATTCTGACCATTCACATTGATTTTGAGCGGATTCCGGAAAATATGCTCGGTTCCTGTAAAAATCTGTTCCATACAATTTTGTGTACTCCGGTAAGCAATGCCGCTCTTTTGCGCTCCCTGAAAGAAGAAATCCGTCGGCTTCTTATGGTTCTTTTCAATGGAGATTCCGCAGATGGAACTGATCTGTTTGCCCTCAATGAGATTATGATGAAGATCCTCTGCATTGCAAAAAAGCAGCGCAACACACCTTTTGAACAGCTTCCTGTGGACTCCACTCACCACGAGAACTACGTGCGGGCAATCCAGTTTATCGACCGCCATTATCAAGAGGATATTCACCTTACAGACATTGCAAAAACGCTTTCTTTCAGCACCAGCTATACCTCCAGACTGTTCACCCGCTATACCGGACTTTCCTTTGTCAAATATCTGTCCTATGTGCGAGTCCGGGAATCTCTGGAGGACCTTCTGGAAGGGAAAGCTTCGATTGAAGAGATTTCCGGAAAATGCGGGATGCCAAACTCCAAGGCCTACTCTCAGATTTTCAAGGAACTCTACGGCATTACACCGAGCACCTATCGGAAGCGTTTCGTAAAAAATCTGCTTCCTCTTCCGGAGCAGGAAACACGTCCGATGGAATTCACACAGAAACAAAAAGAACTGCTTACAAAGGTCTTTCATCTGGATGATACAAACCGTCTTCTCTTTCACGCAGAGGGGATTCAAATCGTGTCAGATGGCGATACACTCCTTTGTACACTTTCTGATGCCCGTCAAAAAGAACTGCTTCTCTCTCAGAAAGAGGACGATATTGTTCTGACGATACGGCCTTCCTGCACAGGAACATAA